One window of the Thermodesulfomicrobium sp. WS genome contains the following:
- a CDS encoding PilZ domain-containing protein gives MRERRKAPRLPKAYRLRLREVAFPPTAWVDAACRDVSATGLAVECGLALSPGTPVEMRLVVPRLNLYHPGFFKALENAVHQELRAVGCVVRVQQHGWRMLLGLQFTDIDPDDRRAWERLLTRLLEARP, from the coding sequence ATGAGGGAGCGGCGCAAAGCACCTCGGCTGCCCAAGGCCTACCGCCTGCGGCTGCGGGAAGTGGCCTTCCCGCCCACGGCCTGGGTGGACGCCGCATGCCGGGACGTCTCCGCCACCGGGCTTGCCGTGGAGTGCGGCCTCGCCCTTTCTCCCGGAACCCCAGTGGAAATGCGACTTGTGGTGCCGCGTCTCAACCTCTACCATCCAGGATTCTTCAAGGCCCTGGAAAACGCCGTCCATCAAGAGCTGCGTGCCGTAGGCTGTGTGGTGCGGGTGCAGCAGCACGGATGGCGGATGCTTTTGGGGCTCCAGTTTACCGACATCGACCCCGACGACCGCCGCGCCTGGGAGCGACTCCTGACTCGCTTGCTGGAGGCGCGACCATGA
- a CDS encoding response regulator, producing MAKHILIVDDSKTVRNLVAFILKKEGFKVTAAEDGIDGLEKLYSAKQPVDLLISDINMPRMDGFTFIRTVREQESYRDLPIIVLSTEGQEQDIQAGLRLGANMYMVKPAQPEKLMRNVKMLLG from the coding sequence ATGGCCAAGCACATTCTCATCGTGGACGACTCCAAGACCGTACGCAATCTCGTGGCCTTCATCCTCAAGAAAGAAGGATTCAAGGTCACTGCCGCAGAAGACGGCATCGACGGCCTGGAAAAGCTCTACAGCGCCAAACAGCCCGTGGATCTGCTCATCTCCGACATCAACATGCCGCGCATGGACGGATTCACCTTCATCCGCACTGTGCGCGAGCAGGAGTCCTACCGAGATCTGCCCATCATCGTGCTCTCCACCGAAGGCCAGGAACAGGACATCCAGGCCGGGTTGCGGCTGGGGGCCAACATGTACATGGTCAAGCCCGCCCAACCGGAAAAACTCATGCGGAACGTCAAGATGCTCTTGGGTTAG
- a CDS encoding ParA family protein — protein sequence MKTIAVANQKGGVGKTTTAVSLAASLRHLGKQVLLIDLDPHACASIHLAHYPGTLTGSALDLFSTQPDAAAWAKAISPRRDFDFALVPAVSALSDLEQSLRDIPEKGGILARRLAAIPEPFDVVIVDCPPHLGILLVNALAAAHLVLVPVQTDFLALHGLSLLFHTVRTLERGLGRRIPVRVLATLYDRRASACRRVMELMERKLGPRVCRTVISMDTKFREASAQGKPILHSAPTSRGAQEYLALAQEILTQHLPEAA from the coding sequence ATGAAGACCATCGCCGTGGCCAACCAGAAGGGTGGGGTGGGCAAGACCACCACCGCCGTCTCCCTGGCGGCGAGCCTGCGGCACCTGGGAAAGCAGGTGCTGCTTATCGACCTCGACCCCCACGCCTGCGCCTCCATCCATCTCGCCCACTATCCCGGGACACTCACCGGTTCCGCCTTGGACCTCTTCAGCACCCAACCCGACGCCGCCGCCTGGGCCAAGGCCATAAGCCCACGCCGTGATTTCGACTTCGCCCTGGTGCCTGCGGTGAGCGCCCTGTCCGATCTGGAGCAATCCCTGCGGGACATCCCGGAAAAAGGCGGCATCCTCGCCCGGCGTCTGGCCGCCATCCCCGAGCCCTTCGATGTGGTCATCGTGGACTGCCCGCCGCACCTGGGGATACTCCTTGTCAACGCCCTGGCCGCAGCCCATCTGGTGCTCGTCCCCGTGCAAACGGATTTCCTCGCCCTGCATGGGCTCTCGCTGCTCTTCCACACCGTGCGCACCCTGGAGCGGGGCCTTGGCCGCCGCATCCCGGTGCGGGTGCTCGCCACCCTGTACGACCGCCGGGCCAGCGCCTGCCGCCGGGTCATGGAGCTCATGGAGCGCAAGCTGGGGCCCCGCGTCTGCCGCACGGTCATCAGCATGGACACCAAATTTCGTGAAGCCAGCGCCCAGGGCAAACCCATCCTCCACTCCGCCCCCACCAGCCGAGGCGCCCAGGAGTACCTGGCGCTGGCGCAAGAGATTCTCACCCAGCACCTGCCGGAGGCCGCATGA
- a CDS encoding chemotaxis protein CheW: MTQVVSPEAYFQDLPLDLPAVGDLTPEEVLFLRQYAGLCVEEDATPRHSAACAETPPPPPTTPPAPQPETPSPTPPTAPHPPKAMPQQDAAQSPPAPAADSLLRLVGFRVCGEEYFLPVSEVQEVVPFVPPTRLPAAPKAVAGITQLRGRVTPLVRLAELLEIPMRAEDQERFIVLCRGEGLQLGLVVHGLCAMQQVRHGEVEWNVEAHLGEGNRLLAGIIPRQGRLTGILSVAAIVRAVLQP, encoded by the coding sequence ATGACCCAGGTCGTCAGCCCGGAAGCCTATTTCCAGGACCTCCCGCTGGATTTGCCGGCGGTCGGAGACCTTACCCCGGAAGAAGTCCTGTTTTTACGCCAATACGCCGGGTTGTGCGTGGAAGAAGACGCCACCCCAAGGCACTCCGCCGCGTGCGCCGAAACACCACCACCCCCCCCGACCACGCCGCCCGCGCCCCAACCCGAGACCCCTTCGCCCACGCCGCCAACCGCGCCGCACCCGCCCAAGGCCATGCCGCAGCAGGATGCCGCCCAATCCCCCCCCGCCCCAGCGGCGGACAGCCTCCTGCGCCTGGTGGGGTTTCGTGTCTGCGGCGAAGAGTACTTTCTGCCGGTCAGCGAGGTCCAGGAAGTGGTGCCCTTCGTGCCGCCCACCCGCCTTCCTGCCGCCCCCAAGGCTGTGGCCGGGATCACCCAGTTGCGCGGCCGGGTCACGCCCCTGGTGCGCCTTGCGGAACTCCTGGAAATCCCCATGCGCGCCGAAGACCAGGAACGATTCATCGTCCTGTGCCGCGGCGAAGGGCTGCAGCTCGGCCTCGTAGTGCACGGGCTCTGCGCCATGCAGCAGGTGCGCCACGGCGAGGTGGAATGGAACGTGGAAGCCCATCTGGGCGAAGGCAACCGGCTCCTGGCTGGGATCATCCCCCGCCAGGGCCGCCTCACCGGCATCCTTTCCGTGGCCGCCATCGTGCGCGCCGTTCTCCAACCCTAA